In Bacillus toyonensis BCT-7112, a single window of DNA contains:
- a CDS encoding TrkH family potassium uptake protein: MRDIKKFLQKLRPVQLIVLFYLLAVVVSVILLSLPFVTKDGVKWTFIDALFTSVSAVSVTGLSVVTISDTFTTAGIIVLALILQLGGLGIMALGTFVWIITGKKIGLQRRRLIMADHNQGNLSGLVELMRSILIVIISIEIIGAILLGTRFLLYFPTWQEAYFHGFFAAVSATTNGGFDLTGQSLIPYKKDYIVQMIHMLLIILGAIGFPVLMEVKQFLSKKREQLFRFSLFTKLTTTTFFALVVVGTIMIFLLERNHFLVGKSWHETVFYTLFQSVTTRSGGLATMDIRELSQPTLLFMSILMFIGASPSSVGGGIRTTTFAVSILSLYTFARGGRTVRVFKRQLHEEDVLKASVVMTMGILLCATALFILSITENVPLMSLIVEVCSAFGTTGLSTGITPDLTTVGKLVLIVLMFIGRVGILTFILASGGREQPPRYKYPKERIIIG, translated from the coding sequence ATGAGAGATATAAAAAAGTTTTTACAAAAATTACGCCCCGTACAACTTATTGTTTTGTTTTATTTATTAGCAGTAGTCGTATCGGTAATATTACTTAGTTTACCATTTGTTACGAAGGATGGTGTGAAATGGACATTTATCGATGCCCTATTTACATCTGTTAGTGCGGTAAGTGTTACAGGACTTTCAGTTGTTACGATTTCAGATACGTTTACAACAGCAGGAATTATTGTATTAGCTCTAATTTTACAATTAGGCGGATTAGGCATCATGGCACTTGGCACATTCGTTTGGATTATAACGGGTAAAAAGATTGGTTTGCAGCGAAGAAGATTAATTATGGCAGACCATAATCAAGGAAATTTATCGGGTCTTGTAGAATTAATGCGTTCTATTTTAATTGTAATTATTTCGATAGAAATCATTGGAGCCATCCTGTTAGGTACAAGATTTTTACTGTACTTTCCGACTTGGCAAGAAGCTTATTTTCACGGTTTCTTTGCCGCTGTTAGTGCAACGACGAACGGTGGATTCGATTTAACAGGACAATCGCTAATCCCGTACAAAAAAGATTATATCGTTCAAATGATTCATATGTTACTCATTATTTTAGGGGCGATTGGCTTCCCTGTGTTAATGGAAGTGAAGCAATTTCTTAGTAAGAAGAGAGAACAACTTTTTCGTTTTTCGTTATTTACAAAATTGACGACAACAACATTTTTTGCACTTGTTGTTGTTGGAACCATCATGATTTTTTTACTAGAACGAAATCATTTTTTAGTAGGAAAGTCATGGCATGAAACTGTTTTCTATACGTTATTCCAATCTGTGACGACGCGAAGCGGTGGACTCGCTACAATGGATATACGTGAATTGTCACAACCAACGCTTTTATTTATGAGTATATTAATGTTTATTGGAGCATCTCCAAGTTCGGTTGGGGGCGGGATACGTACGACAACATTTGCGGTTAGTATATTATCGTTATATACATTTGCAAGGGGCGGTAGAACGGTTCGAGTCTTTAAACGACAGCTACATGAAGAGGATGTATTAAAAGCATCTGTCGTTATGACGATGGGGATATTATTATGTGCCACGGCACTATTTATTTTATCCATTACGGAAAATGTACCGCTTATGAGCTTGATCGTTGAAGTTTGTTCTGCTTTCGGGACGACAGGTTTATCGACAGGTATTACGCCAGATTTAACAACTGTGGGTAAACTTGTACTTATTGTACTTATGTTTATCGGACGCGTCGGTATTTTAACATTTATATTAGCTAGTGGTGGAAGAGAACAACCACCTCGCTATAAATATCCGAAAGAAAGAATTATTATTGGATAG
- a CDS encoding DUF3905 domain-containing protein: MEILHTNKPLQKGAITLKEKETIQSPILDETLPHQMNFPSFKGTGKKMQQPFVNQYDVVIGDSKYNSENSPLNNWSDEVNPAIMAGDEWIHPTNDIGWIAEENQELLKKEVDNKNDAFMHPQFGIND, from the coding sequence ATGGAAATACTACATACGAACAAACCTTTACAAAAAGGAGCGATTACTTTGAAAGAGAAAGAAACAATCCAATCGCCAATTTTAGACGAGACGCTCCCTCATCAAATGAACTTCCCTTCTTTTAAAGGAACAGGAAAAAAGATGCAACAACCTTTTGTAAATCAATATGATGTTGTAATTGGAGACAGTAAATACAATTCCGAGAACAGCCCCTTAAACAATTGGAGTGATGAGGTAAACCCTGCCATTATGGCTGGGGATGAATGGATCCATCCTACAAATGATATCGGGTGGATTGCAGAAGAAAATCAAGAATTACTTAAAAAAGAAGTTGATAATAAAAACGACGCTTTTATGCATCCCCAATTCGGAATTAACGATTAA